In a genomic window of Chaetodon trifascialis isolate fChaTrf1 chromosome 8, fChaTrf1.hap1, whole genome shotgun sequence:
- the znf512b gene encoding zinc finger protein 512B isoform X3, translated as MGTSPKRGPVCDEPAEGKRKGRPKAEVQELRSIPAHMIVQWKEEFKRRSRVKCPCSGCWLEFPSIYGVKYHYQRCQGATVAEKLSHSCPYCEAVFATKVRLQKHKLWNHPDRVSMEPKDEQPKLQKTPVKFNSKKRPMENSPPSPVFFKVKKTHEVSTPSQNGELAHQKSERKPHSHSQHSQQIHQSQPVQPQFQQSQSQSTSSDAGGSESEGGSLPPPFPDEDPERMRHRRKQKTPKKFTGEQPSISGTFGLKGMTKVEEKLKAGRAKRQEGSGFSEEPQRRSTPSQSSRKDPATTSSGAVPDSQWQRAISERGEVVCPTCSIVTRKTIHGLKKHMEICQKLQDALKCQQCHKQFRSKAGLNYHTMAEHTTKPSGSEGQTGDKHKERERLRRVLKQMGRIKCPSEGCTAHFSSLMGYQYHQKRCGREFSDDERPVFLCQHCGKTYRSKAGRDYHVRTEHPSIITTTMTATTNNSKDNITDTNNNTGKERVVSEESPSVGKKEQSQSEKKDWQEKAPSGPKEKEREARDKDREKERERDKDKTAQKESQGDDFERTPSGRVRRRSAQVAVFHLQEIAEDELAKDWGTKRRIKDDLVPDSKRLNYTRPGLPNFSPELLETWKNQVKEKGFICCTNENCEAVYSSVSGLKAHLANCSQSGGELGKYTCLICQKEFSSESGVKYHISKTHSQNWFRAAASQVVSSSKSKVPENNGIKAEVRNGATTGKKRGRKPKERPPVVAHLQTKTEASITTQNSTPAVSPSSGPQSPTLIPDPTDSANSGLNRQPTASAARRSKPKRLSLSE; from the exons ATGGGGACGTCTCCGAAGAGAG GTCCGGTGTGTGATGAGCCAGCAGAGGGGAAGAGGAAAGGTCGTCCAAAAGCAGAAGTGCAGGAACTGAGAAGCATCCCT GCCCATATGATAGTACAATGGAAGGAAGAGTTTAAGCGTCGCTCCAGGGTTAAGTGTCCGTGTTCAGGCTGCTGGTTAGAGTTTCCCAGCATCTATGGCGTCAAGTACCACTATCAACGCTGCCAGGGG GCCACCGTAGCTGAGAAGCTGAGTCACAGCTGTCCCTACTGTGAGGCAGTGTTTGCCACAAAGGTGCGCCTGCAGAAGCACAAGCTGTGGAACCACCCAGACAGGGTTAGTATGGAGCCCAAGGACGAGCAGCCTAAGCTTCAAAAGACCCCTGTCAAGTTCAACAGCAAGAAAAG GCCCATGGAGAACAGTCCCCCCTCTCCGGTGTTCTTCAAAGTGAAAAAGACCCACGAGGTGTCCACACCTTCTCAGAACGGGGAGCTGGCCCACcagaagagtgagaggaaacCGCACAGCCACAGCCAGCATTCACAGCAGATTCACCAGTCGCAGCCAGTCCAGCCTCAGTTCCAGCAGTCGCAGTCCCAAAGCACGTCGTCCGATGCCGGCGGCAGTGAGAGTGAGGGGGGCAGCCTTCCCCCTCCTTTCCCTGATGAAGACCCAGAGCGAATGAGGCACA GACGGAAGCAGAAAACGCCTAAGAAATTCACCGGAGAGCAGCCGTCAATATCTGGAACATTTGGATTGAAAG gtaTGACTaaggtggaggagaagctgaaggcGGGCCGTGCGAAGAGACAAGAGGGGAGTGGGTTCAGCGAGGAGCCCCAGAGAAGATCCACTCCAAGTCAGTCCTCGAGGAAAGACCCAGCCACAACCAGCTCCG GGGCTGTTCCTGACAGCCAATGGCAGCGAGCGATCTCAGAGCGAGGTGAAGTGGTGTGTCCCACCTGCTCCATCGTCACCAGGAAAACAATCCACGGCCTCAAGAAACACATGGAGATTTGCCAGAAG CTCCAGGACGCCCTGAAGTGCCAGCAGTGCCACAAACAGTTCAGGTCCAAGGCCGGCCTCAACTACCACACTATGGCTGAACACACCACCAAG CCCTCGGGGAGCGAAGGCCAGACGGGCGACAAGcacaaggagagagaaaggctgCGCCGAGTGCTCAAACAGATGGGACGAATCAAATGTCCTAGTGAG GGCTGTACAGCCCACTTTTCCAGCCTGATGGGCTACCAGTACCACCAGAAACGTTGTGGAAGAGAGTTCTCTGACGATGAGAggcctgtgtttctgtgtcagcaCTGTGGAAAAACTTACCGCTCCAAGGCTGGCAGAGACTACCATGTGCGCACTGAACACCCCTCGATAATCACCACCACCATGACAgccaccaccaacaacagcaaGGACAATATcactgacacaaacaacaacaccgGCAAAGAGAGG GTGGTCTCTGAGGAATCTCCATCAGTAGGCAAGAAGGAGCAAAGCCAGTCTGAGAAGAAAGATTGGCAGGAGAAAGCACCATCCGGGCCtaaggagaaggaaagagaagcCAGGGACAAGGACcgggaaaaggagagggagcgagacaaagacaaaacagcacagaaagaaAGCCAAGGGGATGACTTTGAACGGACCCCCAGCGGCAGAGTGAGGCGCCGGTCGGCTCAGGTTGCGGTGTTCCACCTGCAGGAGATAGCAGAGGATGAGCTGGCCAAAGACTGGGGCACCAAGCGCCGCATCAAGGATGACCTGGTGCCTGATAGCAAGAGG TTAAACTACACCCGTCCTGGCCTCCCCAACTTCAGCCCAGAGCTACTAGAGACCTGGAAAAACCAAGTGAAGGAGAAGGGCTTCATCTGCTGCACCAATGAA AACTGTGAAGCTGTCTATTCCAGCGTGTCAGGCCTTAAGGCCCACCTCGCCAACTGCAGCCAG AGTGGTGGAGAACTGGGCAAGTACACTTGTCTGATCTGTCAGAAGGAGTTTAGCTCAGAGAGCGGTGTGAAGTACCACATCAGCAAGACACACTCACAG AACTGGTTTCGAGCAGCAGCCAGTCAAGTGGTCTCCAGTAGCAAGAGTAAAGTGCCAGAGAACAATGGGATCAAAGCCGAGGTGAGGAACGGTGCCACCACTGGTAAGAAGAGGGGCCGCAAGCCCAAAGAGCGCCCACCTGTCGTTGCACACCtccaaacaaaaactgaagcatCTATCACCACTCAAAACTCAACCCCCGCCGTGAGCCCTTCCTCGGGCCCACAGTCCCCCACCCTGATCCCCGACCCAACGGACAGTGCTAATTCAGGCCTAAACAGACAGCCCACGGCCTCCGCCGCCAGACGAAGCAAACCCAAGAGGCTGTCGCTGTCAGAGTAG
- the znf512b gene encoding zinc finger protein 512B isoform X4 has translation MGTSPKRGPVCDEPAEGKRKGRPKAEVQELRSIPAHMIVQWKEEFKRRSRVKCPCSGCWLEFPSIYGVKYHYQRCQGATVAEKLSHSCPYCEAVFATKVRLQKHKLWNHPDRVSMEPKDEQPKLQKTPVKFNSKKRPMENSPPSPVFFKVKKTHEVSTPSQNGELAHQKSERKPHSHSQHSQQIHQSQPVQPQFQQSQSQSTSSDAGGSESEGGSLPPPFPDEDPERMRHRRKQKTPKKFTGEQPSISGTFGLKGMTKVEEKLKAGRAKRQEGSGFSEEPQRRSTPSQSSRKDPATTSSGAVPDSQWQRAISERGEVVCPTCSIVTRKTIHGLKKHMEICQKLQDALKCQQCHKQFRSKAGLNYHTMAEHTTKPSGSEGQTGDKHKERERLRRVLKQMGRIKCPSEHCGKTYRSKAGRDYHVRTEHPSIITTTMTATTNNSKDNITDTNNNTGKERVVSEESPSVGKKEQSQSEKKDWQEKAPSGPKEKEREARDKDREKERERDKDKTAQKESQGDDFERTPSGRVRRRSAQVAVFHLQEIAEDELAKDWGTKRRIKDDLVPDSKRLNYTRPGLPNFSPELLETWKNQVKEKGFICCTNENCEAVYSSVSGLKAHLANCSQSGGELGKYTCLICQKEFSSESGVKYHISKTHSQNWFRAAASQVVSSSKSKVPENNGIKAEVRNGATTGKKRGRKPKERPPVVAHLQTKTEASITTQNSTPAVSPSSGPQSPTLIPDPTDSANSGLNRQPTASAARRSKPKRLSLSE, from the exons ATGGGGACGTCTCCGAAGAGAG GTCCGGTGTGTGATGAGCCAGCAGAGGGGAAGAGGAAAGGTCGTCCAAAAGCAGAAGTGCAGGAACTGAGAAGCATCCCT GCCCATATGATAGTACAATGGAAGGAAGAGTTTAAGCGTCGCTCCAGGGTTAAGTGTCCGTGTTCAGGCTGCTGGTTAGAGTTTCCCAGCATCTATGGCGTCAAGTACCACTATCAACGCTGCCAGGGG GCCACCGTAGCTGAGAAGCTGAGTCACAGCTGTCCCTACTGTGAGGCAGTGTTTGCCACAAAGGTGCGCCTGCAGAAGCACAAGCTGTGGAACCACCCAGACAGGGTTAGTATGGAGCCCAAGGACGAGCAGCCTAAGCTTCAAAAGACCCCTGTCAAGTTCAACAGCAAGAAAAG GCCCATGGAGAACAGTCCCCCCTCTCCGGTGTTCTTCAAAGTGAAAAAGACCCACGAGGTGTCCACACCTTCTCAGAACGGGGAGCTGGCCCACcagaagagtgagaggaaacCGCACAGCCACAGCCAGCATTCACAGCAGATTCACCAGTCGCAGCCAGTCCAGCCTCAGTTCCAGCAGTCGCAGTCCCAAAGCACGTCGTCCGATGCCGGCGGCAGTGAGAGTGAGGGGGGCAGCCTTCCCCCTCCTTTCCCTGATGAAGACCCAGAGCGAATGAGGCACA GACGGAAGCAGAAAACGCCTAAGAAATTCACCGGAGAGCAGCCGTCAATATCTGGAACATTTGGATTGAAAG gtaTGACTaaggtggaggagaagctgaaggcGGGCCGTGCGAAGAGACAAGAGGGGAGTGGGTTCAGCGAGGAGCCCCAGAGAAGATCCACTCCAAGTCAGTCCTCGAGGAAAGACCCAGCCACAACCAGCTCCG GGGCTGTTCCTGACAGCCAATGGCAGCGAGCGATCTCAGAGCGAGGTGAAGTGGTGTGTCCCACCTGCTCCATCGTCACCAGGAAAACAATCCACGGCCTCAAGAAACACATGGAGATTTGCCAGAAG CTCCAGGACGCCCTGAAGTGCCAGCAGTGCCACAAACAGTTCAGGTCCAAGGCCGGCCTCAACTACCACACTATGGCTGAACACACCACCAAG CCCTCGGGGAGCGAAGGCCAGACGGGCGACAAGcacaaggagagagaaaggctgCGCCGAGTGCTCAAACAGATGGGACGAATCAAATGTCCTAGTGAG caCTGTGGAAAAACTTACCGCTCCAAGGCTGGCAGAGACTACCATGTGCGCACTGAACACCCCTCGATAATCACCACCACCATGACAgccaccaccaacaacagcaaGGACAATATcactgacacaaacaacaacaccgGCAAAGAGAGG GTGGTCTCTGAGGAATCTCCATCAGTAGGCAAGAAGGAGCAAAGCCAGTCTGAGAAGAAAGATTGGCAGGAGAAAGCACCATCCGGGCCtaaggagaaggaaagagaagcCAGGGACAAGGACcgggaaaaggagagggagcgagacaaagacaaaacagcacagaaagaaAGCCAAGGGGATGACTTTGAACGGACCCCCAGCGGCAGAGTGAGGCGCCGGTCGGCTCAGGTTGCGGTGTTCCACCTGCAGGAGATAGCAGAGGATGAGCTGGCCAAAGACTGGGGCACCAAGCGCCGCATCAAGGATGACCTGGTGCCTGATAGCAAGAGG TTAAACTACACCCGTCCTGGCCTCCCCAACTTCAGCCCAGAGCTACTAGAGACCTGGAAAAACCAAGTGAAGGAGAAGGGCTTCATCTGCTGCACCAATGAA AACTGTGAAGCTGTCTATTCCAGCGTGTCAGGCCTTAAGGCCCACCTCGCCAACTGCAGCCAG AGTGGTGGAGAACTGGGCAAGTACACTTGTCTGATCTGTCAGAAGGAGTTTAGCTCAGAGAGCGGTGTGAAGTACCACATCAGCAAGACACACTCACAG AACTGGTTTCGAGCAGCAGCCAGTCAAGTGGTCTCCAGTAGCAAGAGTAAAGTGCCAGAGAACAATGGGATCAAAGCCGAGGTGAGGAACGGTGCCACCACTGGTAAGAAGAGGGGCCGCAAGCCCAAAGAGCGCCCACCTGTCGTTGCACACCtccaaacaaaaactgaagcatCTATCACCACTCAAAACTCAACCCCCGCCGTGAGCCCTTCCTCGGGCCCACAGTCCCCCACCCTGATCCCCGACCCAACGGACAGTGCTAATTCAGGCCTAAACAGACAGCCCACGGCCTCCGCCGCCAGACGAAGCAAACCCAAGAGGCTGTCGCTGTCAGAGTAG
- the znf512b gene encoding zinc finger protein 512B isoform X2, which yields MESPSGPRLGKLSSSGLPRGRTPKHGHPQEPVRTIPGPENNNKHSPVCDEPAEGKRKGRPKAEVQELRSIPAHMIVQWKEEFKRRSRVKCPCSGCWLEFPSIYGVKYHYQRCQGATVAEKLSHSCPYCEAVFATKVRLQKHKLWNHPDRVSMEPKDEQPKLQKTPVKFNSKKRPMENSPPSPVFFKVKKTHEVSTPSQNGELAHQKSERKPHSHSQHSQQIHQSQPVQPQFQQSQSQSTSSDAGGSESEGGSLPPPFPDEDPERMRHRRKQKTPKKFTGEQPSISGTFGLKGMTKVEEKLKAGRAKRQEGSGFSEEPQRRSTPSQSSRKDPATTSSGAVPDSQWQRAISERGEVVCPTCSIVTRKTIHGLKKHMEICQKLQDALKCQQCHKQFRSKAGLNYHTMAEHTTKPSGSEGQTGDKHKERERLRRVLKQMGRIKCPSEHCGKTYRSKAGRDYHVRTEHPSIITTTMTATTNNSKDNITDTNNNTGKERVVSEESPSVGKKEQSQSEKKDWQEKAPSGPKEKEREARDKDREKERERDKDKTAQKESQGDDFERTPSGRVRRRSAQVAVFHLQEIAEDELAKDWGTKRRIKDDLVPDSKRLNYTRPGLPNFSPELLETWKNQVKEKGFICCTNENCEAVYSSVSGLKAHLANCSQSGGELGKYTCLICQKEFSSESGVKYHISKTHSQNWFRAAASQVVSSSKSKVPENNGIKAEVRNGATTGKKRGRKPKERPPVVAHLQTKTEASITTQNSTPAVSPSSGPQSPTLIPDPTDSANSGLNRQPTASAARRSKPKRLSLSE from the exons ATGGAGAGCCCAAGTGGCCCCAGGCTTGGGAAGCTGTCCTCGTCAGGGCTGCCAAGGGGCCGGACCCCCAAGCACGGACATCCCCAGGAGCCTGTCAGAACCATACCAGGCCccgaaaacaacaacaaacaca GTCCGGTGTGTGATGAGCCAGCAGAGGGGAAGAGGAAAGGTCGTCCAAAAGCAGAAGTGCAGGAACTGAGAAGCATCCCT GCCCATATGATAGTACAATGGAAGGAAGAGTTTAAGCGTCGCTCCAGGGTTAAGTGTCCGTGTTCAGGCTGCTGGTTAGAGTTTCCCAGCATCTATGGCGTCAAGTACCACTATCAACGCTGCCAGGGG GCCACCGTAGCTGAGAAGCTGAGTCACAGCTGTCCCTACTGTGAGGCAGTGTTTGCCACAAAGGTGCGCCTGCAGAAGCACAAGCTGTGGAACCACCCAGACAGGGTTAGTATGGAGCCCAAGGACGAGCAGCCTAAGCTTCAAAAGACCCCTGTCAAGTTCAACAGCAAGAAAAG GCCCATGGAGAACAGTCCCCCCTCTCCGGTGTTCTTCAAAGTGAAAAAGACCCACGAGGTGTCCACACCTTCTCAGAACGGGGAGCTGGCCCACcagaagagtgagaggaaacCGCACAGCCACAGCCAGCATTCACAGCAGATTCACCAGTCGCAGCCAGTCCAGCCTCAGTTCCAGCAGTCGCAGTCCCAAAGCACGTCGTCCGATGCCGGCGGCAGTGAGAGTGAGGGGGGCAGCCTTCCCCCTCCTTTCCCTGATGAAGACCCAGAGCGAATGAGGCACA GACGGAAGCAGAAAACGCCTAAGAAATTCACCGGAGAGCAGCCGTCAATATCTGGAACATTTGGATTGAAAG gtaTGACTaaggtggaggagaagctgaaggcGGGCCGTGCGAAGAGACAAGAGGGGAGTGGGTTCAGCGAGGAGCCCCAGAGAAGATCCACTCCAAGTCAGTCCTCGAGGAAAGACCCAGCCACAACCAGCTCCG GGGCTGTTCCTGACAGCCAATGGCAGCGAGCGATCTCAGAGCGAGGTGAAGTGGTGTGTCCCACCTGCTCCATCGTCACCAGGAAAACAATCCACGGCCTCAAGAAACACATGGAGATTTGCCAGAAG CTCCAGGACGCCCTGAAGTGCCAGCAGTGCCACAAACAGTTCAGGTCCAAGGCCGGCCTCAACTACCACACTATGGCTGAACACACCACCAAG CCCTCGGGGAGCGAAGGCCAGACGGGCGACAAGcacaaggagagagaaaggctgCGCCGAGTGCTCAAACAGATGGGACGAATCAAATGTCCTAGTGAG caCTGTGGAAAAACTTACCGCTCCAAGGCTGGCAGAGACTACCATGTGCGCACTGAACACCCCTCGATAATCACCACCACCATGACAgccaccaccaacaacagcaaGGACAATATcactgacacaaacaacaacaccgGCAAAGAGAGG GTGGTCTCTGAGGAATCTCCATCAGTAGGCAAGAAGGAGCAAAGCCAGTCTGAGAAGAAAGATTGGCAGGAGAAAGCACCATCCGGGCCtaaggagaaggaaagagaagcCAGGGACAAGGACcgggaaaaggagagggagcgagacaaagacaaaacagcacagaaagaaAGCCAAGGGGATGACTTTGAACGGACCCCCAGCGGCAGAGTGAGGCGCCGGTCGGCTCAGGTTGCGGTGTTCCACCTGCAGGAGATAGCAGAGGATGAGCTGGCCAAAGACTGGGGCACCAAGCGCCGCATCAAGGATGACCTGGTGCCTGATAGCAAGAGG TTAAACTACACCCGTCCTGGCCTCCCCAACTTCAGCCCAGAGCTACTAGAGACCTGGAAAAACCAAGTGAAGGAGAAGGGCTTCATCTGCTGCACCAATGAA AACTGTGAAGCTGTCTATTCCAGCGTGTCAGGCCTTAAGGCCCACCTCGCCAACTGCAGCCAG AGTGGTGGAGAACTGGGCAAGTACACTTGTCTGATCTGTCAGAAGGAGTTTAGCTCAGAGAGCGGTGTGAAGTACCACATCAGCAAGACACACTCACAG AACTGGTTTCGAGCAGCAGCCAGTCAAGTGGTCTCCAGTAGCAAGAGTAAAGTGCCAGAGAACAATGGGATCAAAGCCGAGGTGAGGAACGGTGCCACCACTGGTAAGAAGAGGGGCCGCAAGCCCAAAGAGCGCCCACCTGTCGTTGCACACCtccaaacaaaaactgaagcatCTATCACCACTCAAAACTCAACCCCCGCCGTGAGCCCTTCCTCGGGCCCACAGTCCCCCACCCTGATCCCCGACCCAACGGACAGTGCTAATTCAGGCCTAAACAGACAGCCCACGGCCTCCGCCGCCAGACGAAGCAAACCCAAGAGGCTGTCGCTGTCAGAGTAG
- the znf512b gene encoding zinc finger protein 512B isoform X1, with protein sequence MESPSGPRLGKLSSSGLPRGRTPKHGHPQEPVRTIPGPENNNKHSPVCDEPAEGKRKGRPKAEVQELRSIPAHMIVQWKEEFKRRSRVKCPCSGCWLEFPSIYGVKYHYQRCQGATVAEKLSHSCPYCEAVFATKVRLQKHKLWNHPDRVSMEPKDEQPKLQKTPVKFNSKKRPMENSPPSPVFFKVKKTHEVSTPSQNGELAHQKSERKPHSHSQHSQQIHQSQPVQPQFQQSQSQSTSSDAGGSESEGGSLPPPFPDEDPERMRHRRKQKTPKKFTGEQPSISGTFGLKGMTKVEEKLKAGRAKRQEGSGFSEEPQRRSTPSQSSRKDPATTSSGAVPDSQWQRAISERGEVVCPTCSIVTRKTIHGLKKHMEICQKLQDALKCQQCHKQFRSKAGLNYHTMAEHTTKPSGSEGQTGDKHKERERLRRVLKQMGRIKCPSEGCTAHFSSLMGYQYHQKRCGREFSDDERPVFLCQHCGKTYRSKAGRDYHVRTEHPSIITTTMTATTNNSKDNITDTNNNTGKERVVSEESPSVGKKEQSQSEKKDWQEKAPSGPKEKEREARDKDREKERERDKDKTAQKESQGDDFERTPSGRVRRRSAQVAVFHLQEIAEDELAKDWGTKRRIKDDLVPDSKRLNYTRPGLPNFSPELLETWKNQVKEKGFICCTNENCEAVYSSVSGLKAHLANCSQSGGELGKYTCLICQKEFSSESGVKYHISKTHSQNWFRAAASQVVSSSKSKVPENNGIKAEVRNGATTGKKRGRKPKERPPVVAHLQTKTEASITTQNSTPAVSPSSGPQSPTLIPDPTDSANSGLNRQPTASAARRSKPKRLSLSE encoded by the exons ATGGAGAGCCCAAGTGGCCCCAGGCTTGGGAAGCTGTCCTCGTCAGGGCTGCCAAGGGGCCGGACCCCCAAGCACGGACATCCCCAGGAGCCTGTCAGAACCATACCAGGCCccgaaaacaacaacaaacaca GTCCGGTGTGTGATGAGCCAGCAGAGGGGAAGAGGAAAGGTCGTCCAAAAGCAGAAGTGCAGGAACTGAGAAGCATCCCT GCCCATATGATAGTACAATGGAAGGAAGAGTTTAAGCGTCGCTCCAGGGTTAAGTGTCCGTGTTCAGGCTGCTGGTTAGAGTTTCCCAGCATCTATGGCGTCAAGTACCACTATCAACGCTGCCAGGGG GCCACCGTAGCTGAGAAGCTGAGTCACAGCTGTCCCTACTGTGAGGCAGTGTTTGCCACAAAGGTGCGCCTGCAGAAGCACAAGCTGTGGAACCACCCAGACAGGGTTAGTATGGAGCCCAAGGACGAGCAGCCTAAGCTTCAAAAGACCCCTGTCAAGTTCAACAGCAAGAAAAG GCCCATGGAGAACAGTCCCCCCTCTCCGGTGTTCTTCAAAGTGAAAAAGACCCACGAGGTGTCCACACCTTCTCAGAACGGGGAGCTGGCCCACcagaagagtgagaggaaacCGCACAGCCACAGCCAGCATTCACAGCAGATTCACCAGTCGCAGCCAGTCCAGCCTCAGTTCCAGCAGTCGCAGTCCCAAAGCACGTCGTCCGATGCCGGCGGCAGTGAGAGTGAGGGGGGCAGCCTTCCCCCTCCTTTCCCTGATGAAGACCCAGAGCGAATGAGGCACA GACGGAAGCAGAAAACGCCTAAGAAATTCACCGGAGAGCAGCCGTCAATATCTGGAACATTTGGATTGAAAG gtaTGACTaaggtggaggagaagctgaaggcGGGCCGTGCGAAGAGACAAGAGGGGAGTGGGTTCAGCGAGGAGCCCCAGAGAAGATCCACTCCAAGTCAGTCCTCGAGGAAAGACCCAGCCACAACCAGCTCCG GGGCTGTTCCTGACAGCCAATGGCAGCGAGCGATCTCAGAGCGAGGTGAAGTGGTGTGTCCCACCTGCTCCATCGTCACCAGGAAAACAATCCACGGCCTCAAGAAACACATGGAGATTTGCCAGAAG CTCCAGGACGCCCTGAAGTGCCAGCAGTGCCACAAACAGTTCAGGTCCAAGGCCGGCCTCAACTACCACACTATGGCTGAACACACCACCAAG CCCTCGGGGAGCGAAGGCCAGACGGGCGACAAGcacaaggagagagaaaggctgCGCCGAGTGCTCAAACAGATGGGACGAATCAAATGTCCTAGTGAG GGCTGTACAGCCCACTTTTCCAGCCTGATGGGCTACCAGTACCACCAGAAACGTTGTGGAAGAGAGTTCTCTGACGATGAGAggcctgtgtttctgtgtcagcaCTGTGGAAAAACTTACCGCTCCAAGGCTGGCAGAGACTACCATGTGCGCACTGAACACCCCTCGATAATCACCACCACCATGACAgccaccaccaacaacagcaaGGACAATATcactgacacaaacaacaacaccgGCAAAGAGAGG GTGGTCTCTGAGGAATCTCCATCAGTAGGCAAGAAGGAGCAAAGCCAGTCTGAGAAGAAAGATTGGCAGGAGAAAGCACCATCCGGGCCtaaggagaaggaaagagaagcCAGGGACAAGGACcgggaaaaggagagggagcgagacaaagacaaaacagcacagaaagaaAGCCAAGGGGATGACTTTGAACGGACCCCCAGCGGCAGAGTGAGGCGCCGGTCGGCTCAGGTTGCGGTGTTCCACCTGCAGGAGATAGCAGAGGATGAGCTGGCCAAAGACTGGGGCACCAAGCGCCGCATCAAGGATGACCTGGTGCCTGATAGCAAGAGG TTAAACTACACCCGTCCTGGCCTCCCCAACTTCAGCCCAGAGCTACTAGAGACCTGGAAAAACCAAGTGAAGGAGAAGGGCTTCATCTGCTGCACCAATGAA AACTGTGAAGCTGTCTATTCCAGCGTGTCAGGCCTTAAGGCCCACCTCGCCAACTGCAGCCAG AGTGGTGGAGAACTGGGCAAGTACACTTGTCTGATCTGTCAGAAGGAGTTTAGCTCAGAGAGCGGTGTGAAGTACCACATCAGCAAGACACACTCACAG AACTGGTTTCGAGCAGCAGCCAGTCAAGTGGTCTCCAGTAGCAAGAGTAAAGTGCCAGAGAACAATGGGATCAAAGCCGAGGTGAGGAACGGTGCCACCACTGGTAAGAAGAGGGGCCGCAAGCCCAAAGAGCGCCCACCTGTCGTTGCACACCtccaaacaaaaactgaagcatCTATCACCACTCAAAACTCAACCCCCGCCGTGAGCCCTTCCTCGGGCCCACAGTCCCCCACCCTGATCCCCGACCCAACGGACAGTGCTAATTCAGGCCTAAACAGACAGCCCACGGCCTCCGCCGCCAGACGAAGCAAACCCAAGAGGCTGTCGCTGTCAGAGTAG